The genomic interval AGCAAATCATGGAAGAATGGGTACGAAGGGAAGAAGGGTAGGCAGGTACAAGTAATCAGAAGGCGTTTAACGATGCCGGCCCTTTTGTCTGGATGAAGCTTTCAGGAACAACAATATGTTGAATGTATAGTAAATTTTTATATAGGAATAATTTATTCTGTTAGTTTCGGAATTGAATTGTGCAGAGGTGTTTTTGATTAGAAAACGTAATAATGAGGCATGGCAGGTTCCAGAAAGATTTTGAACGCGAAAGACGTAAGAGAAAATTTACGAAAAATAGAAAAAAAAGTAATAATTTAGTTTTTTATAAAATTACAATAATAGCGATGTTTGCCGCACATTGTAGGGGCGAAGCATTTGTCCGTTTGGGTATTAACACCTTCATGACAATTTACGGCAAATGCTTCGCCCCTATTTTTTCAAAGAACCAAATTATTACGAAAAAAAGGTATTTGTATTTTGCCGTAATAAAGTAAAGATTTATCAATAAAACCGGGAAAAGACGCTGCTTGCTTTTTTTACTTTCTGTCCAAGATCAATTCACACCTTTAAAATCATAGAGAGGCAGTAATGTGCGCTTTGTGGTTTTCTTGCTACACACCTTTGACGTTTGCTGCAAATTTACTGAAAAGCGCACAGAAATGCCAAAAATCCGACACTATTAAAAAATGCGTTGTGTATCAGTTGTAACCGAATGTAGTTTTCCAAATAACGTTTTGAGTGAAATGTAGGGTGCGCCCTACTCGCTAAATTCAACCCCCTGCTCCCGCCCTGGCCTTTACCCAAGCAGTTTAATTTTTTGGGAATAACATATGTTTTGTTTTATGAAGCTCCAAGATGTTAAATTTTATGTCCAAATGGCAAGAAGCATTTAGTCGGGGGCGGCATCTGTCTGGAAACATAGCATTACATAACACAGCCCCGAACATAACCTGGCTTCCCGCCGGACAGGGGTATATCTTAACGCGGTATTACGCGGGAGAATATTTATAATGCGGAAAATAATAATCATACTTTCATCTGTTTTTGTTTTTCTTTTAATAGCAGTGATTGCAGCGCCCTTTGTAATTGACCTAAATAAGTATAAAGACAGGATAATTACACTTGCAAAGCCATATCTGAATCGGGAGTTTGATTTTGCTGATGTTAAACTTACCCTAATAAGCGGCTTGGGGGTAGAAATCAATGGACTGCGTATTGCGGACAATCCGGAATTTGGAAGTGAAGATTTTCTGTCTTTGCAGAGTCTTCGCATAAAGGTGGCGTTGTTTCCGTTATTAAAGAAAAAGATACAAATCAAAAAGTTGATCATGGATGAACCTGTTGTGCGCCTGGTTCGGAATTCAAATGGGGTGTTTAATTTTTCTGATATGGCAAGTGATGCCGAAGAAGACGAAAAGCCGCAGGCAAAGGATGAAAAGAGAAAAGAAAAAAAATCAGGGAGTGAAAAAAAACCTGATAGCGAACACAACATTTTTCTGGCAGGATTAATGGTTTCCCAATTCACCTTACACAGTGGGCAAATACATTTTTTGGATAATTTTGTTCCTGATGCACCGGTGACGATGGTTTTTGATTCATTAAATATAGAATTAAAAAATGTGTCTTTGTATAAACCGATACGGATATATGCATCAGCCGGTTTACAGGGGACAACAGAGCAAAATCTTCTTATAAAGGGCATGGTCGGACCAGTAGGAGATAATATGGATCTTGTGGGTCTTGCTATGGACATTCACGTTTCCGTCCAAAATGTATTTCTCCACAAATTTGTCCCCTATATTCCCGATGGTTTAATGCTATCCCCCCTTGAAGGAATCTTATACATGACGGCAAATATAAAGGGCTCTGTTCATTCAGGATTGGATTTAGAGTCTGTGATTCAGGGCGAAAAACTTGTAATGTCCATAAAAGACTCTGATGAAAAAATACAAAACGTAAATATTACACTGAAAGAAAAGATCAAATATGATGACAGAAAAGGGGATATCGGTTTTCAGCAATTGGATTTGGCGTTGAATGATAACAATGTTTCATTGACGGGCACTATAGAAAATATAAAAACAGATCCGCAATGGGATGTAACCCTCATGGCAAAAATGAATGCACTTGACGAAGCGTTAGCACTATACCCTGTCTTTAAAGAAGCGTTGCCGCAAGATTTTCGATTCACAGGACCTTTAAACATGGAGATAACTTCAAGCGGAAGTAAGGATGCTATGCAAATATCCGGGCATACGGATATGACGAGAGCGGAAATACTCTATGGAGAGGTATTTAAGAAGCAAAAAAATATCCCATTTCAAATATCTCTAAAAGCAAATAAAATTGCAGATATCATTCAACTGGAGGCTTTTGCAGTTAATTTGCAAAATGCATCCCTTAATAGTTCTGGTTCGATAGAAGATATGGTAAACCCTCGTTTTGATTTGGTGAGTACCGCGAATGAATTTTCGTTGAAGGGATGGGATGCAATTGTTCCTTTGTTGAAAGAATATGAGCCGGAGGGTTCGGTTAGTATTAAGAATTATATGAAAGGTAATTTTGATGACGCATTCGTGAATCTACACGTTTCATCCCCTAAACTTTTGTTTAAATTCCCCGCATCTTCTGATAAGAAAGAAGATGAAAATACGAAACAACGTAAAGATGTTGCCGAATCGATTCGTTTTGAACTATTGGCAAAGAAGCTGGCGGACAATATCACAGCAGACGGGGGGCTTGAAATGGGAAATGGAACTATATTGGATATTAATTTTGAAGAAGCGAAGGGGAAATATAGTTTCCAGGATGATATTTTGAAAATACAGAGCTTTCAAATGCGTACCTTTGAGGGAGATATTTCACTTACAGGAAACTATGACTCCAAAAGCATGCAGTGGGATGCAAGCCCTATAATAAATGCAGTAAGGATAGATGGCGTTGTTGATGCTTTTACTCAATACCGCGGTATGATGAAAGGAGTTTTTTCCGGATCGTTTGACATGGGCGGTTCTCTGGGGAAAAACGATAAAATGGTAACGAATGCTAATGGATCGTTTCGTTTGTTACAAGGAGAGATCGAAAACGTAAATTTAATGGAAACGATAATAGATTCTCTTTTGGGGATAAAAGAAGTTTACAAATATGCAGGGGAAAAGAAAGATGTGTTGGAAAAATATGATGTAACACGATTTGATTCTCTCGACGGTGAATTTTCTCTTTTAAATGATATGCTTGATTTAAAAAAGTGTTATCTGGAAAATATTTATACCCCTGATGTTCCAGGTTCAGACGCAAAGCTAAAGGGGGATATCAATTTTGATACCGGGAAACTTGATTTAAGCGGCAAAGTTATATTGTCTTCTGAACATTCAGAAAAGTTGACCAAAAAAGCTAAACCTTTAAAGGCGCTTCTCAATGAAAAGGGGAATATTGTCTTGCCCGTTACCGTTACCGGGACGATGAGTAATCCAAAACCATTGTTGGATACAAGTTATGTACTCAATGCGATGATGAATTATTATGGAAAGGAAGAACTCGAAAAGGGATTGGATAAGTTAAAAGGAAAACTTGGTCTGGAAAAGCTTGGCCTGGAAAAATTATGGCAAAAGGATTAAAGATTAATACTGATTTAAAAGAAGAGAAAAACAGACCGTTCCGCTAAAGCGAATAAAGAAGTCTGCACTTTACTGTTTAAGCACCTCATTCATACTGCCGCTACGGTACCTTTTAGCTACCTATTCTACACAATAATTATCAATATAAGGGAATCCCAATGAACACGTTAGGTTAAAACTTAGCCTCATCCGCAGAATCTGTGGGTAAGTATTGGTTCCGGCAAATTACCAAGAGTATGATACAAGGCTGTTTGCAGGCATTCCAGAGATTTATAACCATAAGCCTTTCTCATAGTCAGTTTCGCCTTAAGGTTAAACCCCTCAACCGTACCGGAAGAAAGTCTGCCATCAGCCTTGAACCAGTTGAGAATGAGCTGCTTGTGATTGCGCAACATCTTTGCCACTTTTTTCATAGGTTCCAGGTTGGTTTTTAGGGTTCTCGTAATCCAGTTCTCGAGAAACCTGTCTGCATACGCCGGATACTTATACTCCCAAAAACGCTGAAAATCTTCACGCATTAAATATGCCTTTATTGAACTCAGGTTGATCTTAACTATCTGGCTTAACCGTACCGTTTGCTTTTCTGTCAAGTTCTCAGGCCTTTTCAACAGTAACCAACGGCTCTTTTCCAAAACATTGTCTGTGCCTTCATCCTTGAGCTTTTTGACCTCTTCCCTCCGTATCTGGTCTATGGCTTCATTGAATTTCTTCATGATGTGGAAACGGTCAAGAATATTAAGCGCCTGGGAAGCCTTCTTCGCTATCACCTTCAGGTACGGCGACCACATATCGCTGCAAACGAATTTGATTCTCAGACAACGTTCTATACCTAACTCCATGAAAAACTTCCGCAGGGTCTTTGCCTTCCGCTCAGGGCCACTCCATAAAAGCCTTTTGGCATGCGAATCAAGCTGATATACAAGGGTTAAATACTTGTGGCCACTCCAGACTTGTATCTCGTCTATTCCTATTTCCGTTATATTCTCCAAGTCCCTGTGGGCAAGGCCGTAGGCAACTACAAACTGCACTGCCCTATACACACTGTCCCAACTGGACTTGAATATCTCGGCTGTCTCTTTCCAACTCAGGCGTTTAGCCCATCGAGACAGGAATACCTTGTATGTGGTGGTCATCTGCTCCTTACCTTCTGACCAGGGAATTCGCTCTACATGGATTCCGTCCACTGGACAGGCGGCGCGTCGCGGGGAATATCGGAAAAATACTTGAAACCCCCATAATGGCGGATACTCGTATAACCGGGACGGCTGTGTATCATACCCAGACACTCTCTTCCCACATACTGAACATTCAGGCTTGGCATTTACCCTCGGCTTTATATCTGCTACTAATGCCTTTCTACCATTTATGACCTCGAAACTGACTGCTTTGTAAACAAATGACTTGAAATTCTCTACCGTATTTAATAATGTCTTTATCTGCATTGCCTCTCCTTTTGGGTTAAGATGCTTTCTTGATAAAAAACATCTTACTCCCTTTGGGATGGCAATGCACCTTTTCTCTTACTAATCCTTACTTATTACCCACAGATTCTGCGGACGAGCCAAAACTTAAAGGGTTAAAAGACGAATTAATCAAAACAGACAGTAACCCTTGAAGCATGAGAAGAAAAAAACATTTAGATTGTGATGAAAAAGACGAAAAGAAAATAAAATGCGAAAAATGAGTTTCAGACGTTCATCCGATAAAATCTAGCAAGGCGGAACCACAGATTTCGCAGATTACGCAGACAAAAAGATGCGAATTAATCTTTGGCATTATTCAAACAGGAGGTATAGAATGCAAGGAACGAGGTATATTCTCAGTGAGTATGTGGAACAAGCTATGGCACAAGCCCTTTACGACAAGCTTGAAGATAGTACATTTTCAGGCCGTATTCCTGTTTGTAAAGGGGTTGTGGCGTTTGGTACTACATTGCACCAGTGTGAGGACGAATTACGTTCAACACTTGAAGATTGGATTTTGGTTGGGTTGAAATTTGGCCATACTTTACCAGTGATTAGAGGTATCGATTTGAATAAGGAGCCAACCCGTGAGCCGATGGACGCCCTGTAAACGGAGAGATTTTATTCGCCGTTTACGAAAACTCGGTTTTGACGGTCCTTTTTCTGGAACCAGACACAAGTTTATTGTCTATCAACAATACTGTCTCACTATTCCGTCTAATGATGAGTATTCAGTGCCTCAACTTCGTATGATGATAAGGGAAGCGGAAGAAATAATAGGTAGTGAAATTACCGTTGATGAATGGAATCGTTTGTAAAAATAACAAATATATTCCCATGAATGGACTTTCAGATATGCCTATTGTTGAAAGGTATACCAAAAAGTTTTGTAACTATTAAGCGTAAACCCCGGCGGGTTCATGTTTGCAAACCTGATAATCATATAGAAGGCACCTCCGAGCGCACTCTTCATGGTAAAATGGAGGATACCGTGAAAGGCGATTGTTAAATAATAACAAAGTAAGGAGGGAGCGAGCAATGGGATATTTCGTAGGAATAGATTTACATGGTGATAATAATTATATTGGAATACTCGATGAGGAGGATCGGAAGGTATTCAAGAGGAGAAACCGTAATGACATCAATGAAATAAAGCGCGTATTAGAGCCATACAAAAAAGAAATAAAGGGTATAGTAGTAGAATCGACCTTTAACTGGTACTGGATAGTGGATGGTCTGATGGAGGCAGGCTATCAGGTACACCTGGCAAATACATCGGCAATGCAGCAGTATGAGGGATTAAAGTACATTGACGACACGAGGGATTCGTTTTGGTTGGCAAAGATGTTACGGTTAAAGATATTACCAGAGGGATATATTTATCCCAAAGAGACGCGGTCAGTGAGGGATTTACTGAGGAAGCGGATGATGTTGGTACAACAAAGGACAGCGCATATATTGAGTATGCAAACGATGGTAAACCGTAACAAAGGAGTACCGATAAGCGGTGATACGATAAAGAAGCTGAGTAACGAAGAGGTAATGGGGATGTTCAGCGACGTGCATTTGACCATGTCAGCACAGTGCGATCACGAGGTAATAGAGGTATTAAATAAGCAGATATACAAGATAGAGAAAGCGGTATTAAAGGAGGTGAAGCTAAAGAAGCCGTATAAGAAATTGCTCAAGGTGCCTGGGATAGGCGAAATCCTGGCAATGACGATAATGCTGGAGACTGGGAACATAGAGCGATTTAGTGATGTGGGGATGTATTCATCTTATTGCAGATGCGTATCGGCAAAAAAATTATCGAATGGTAAGAGCAAAGGGAAAGGAAACCGTAAGAACGGGAATAAATACCTTGCGTGGGCGTATGTGGAGGCAGCGCATTTTCACGTAAGATTTTGCGAAAAGGGAAGGAAATGGCATCAGAGGAAGGCGTCAAAGAGCCATGTAGTTCTGGCAACGAAAGCCTTGAGCAATAAGCTGGCCAGGGCATGTTATTACATAATAAAGGAGCAAGTAAACTACGACGAGAAAAAAATGTTTGGGTAGCAAGCAGATTAGGTGGTGCAAGGAACCGGTTGCGGGTTAGGTAACCAATCCATGAAACCTGATTGGAAGTTGTTCCACCTTTTATTATGAGTTGTGCCGGTAAAGGAATCGGCGAAAAAGAATATTCCATTCTGATCTGCCCATACCATGAGCCGTGAGGTTTTGGCCGTAGAGCCGAATATTCTGTGAATAACGATTGGACACTGGTATGGAACCGATGGTTTTCTGGGACAGAAGATAAGTCAGGGGCGGTGAGAAAGTCTTTCACAAAGCCTTGATCCCGATGGGTGAATGGTGCGGATGAGAACGATACCAAAACAATTGCGAAATACCACGGGCGTAGATAAACGTGAACGGTATAGTCATTTTCGTAAACAGCAGTAAGAGCGATTCCGTACTTGGAGGGGTATTCAAAACGTGAAAATGTAGATATTTTTGCGACCGGAGATATTTTGTCCTTGACAAAAGCCTTCTAATGAGTGAACCCGCCGGGAGCCGTGTAATGTTTACGCTGAATAGTTACATTATTTGAAACATATTTCTATAATATAGTCAAACAAATAAGGTTTTCGAAAAATTTACACACCCCCGGCCCCTCTTTTTAGAGGGGAGATAAGAAGTCCCCTCTATCAAGAGGGGATTTAGGGGTGTGTTTGATAATATGCCTAGTCAAATAAATCTGTTTTTTAGAAAGCCATTTTATCGCCAAATCTCTAAAATCATATTTGTTTGGCTATAAATACCATTGTGAAGGATAATCGAAAAGTATGTACTTATTGTTTAAGCACCTCATTCATACTGCCGCTACGGTATCCTTCTACATCGAGAGTGACGTATTTGTAACCTATTTCCTTGAATGTATTGATTAATTCAGTTCTTTTGCCGTTTTGTAATAATTTGAGAAAATCTTCCGGCAGTATCTCAATTCTTGCTATGGTATCGTGATGCCTGACGCGAAATTGTCGCAGCCCAATGCTTCGCAAATAATCTTCTGCGGCGGCAACGAGAACTAATTTGTCTTCAGTAATGGCTTCTCCATATGGGAAGCGGGATGACATGCAGGCGTATGACGGTTTATCCCAGTTTGAGAGAAGGAGGTATTTTGATATTTCGCGTATGTCGGACTTCCTGAATCCGAGGTCTTTTAAAGGGCTGCGTACGCTGAGTTCCTTTGCAGCTTCAAGCCCGGGCCTGTGTTCACTTGTATCGTCAAAATTGGCGCCATCCACAACATTCTTGAATCCTTGTGCCCTTGCAATGTCTTTCAGTTTTCCAAATAATTCCGATTTGCAAAAATAGCACCGGTTCGTGGGATTTTCCGCAAAGCCCTTAATATTAAGTTCGCTGGTATGGATGGTCATATGGGAGATACCAATCTCCTTTGCTATTTTTGTCGCCTCTTCATATTCAAAGGCGGGATATGTTTCTGAACGGGCAGTGACTGCCATAGCTTTTCCGCCTAAAACATCAAAACAAACTTTCGCGACAAGCGAGCTGTCCACTCCTCCTGAAAAAGCAACAACAACACTTTCCAATGCCTCTGCATAGTTTCTTAATTTATTAAGTTTTTCTTTCGTATCCATACTACTCAACTGTGATCAAATTTTTAATTTCAGCAAGGTGTATTTGAATATATTCCACTGAAAATTTACGATAAATCCAGCATTTTCTGGATAGCGGAATGTGCCTTTTGCGCGATATCCTCAGCGACCTTGACTTCATATACAAGGTCTTCCAAAGCCCACAATACCTTTTCCAGGTTAATGAGCTTCATATTGGGACAATCGGAAAGCGGTGTAACTGCGAAAAATGATTTTTGCGGGTTCTCTTTCTTTAGGCGATGTAAAAGACCGATCTCGGTTCCGATTATAAATTTGCCTGCACTGGATTCCCTGCAATATTTTGCGATTCCAGTCGTACTTGCAACATGGTCAGCCAGCTCAATAACATCAGGTGTGCATTCAGGATGCACCACGATTTTTGCCTGAGGATGTTCCTTTTTTGCTTTTACAATATGTTCCGCCAGTATCCTGTGGTGTGTTGGGCAGTAGCCCTCCCAAAGAATCATGGGACGGTTGAGCTGTTTTGATACATACCCGCCCAGACTCTTATCCGGAACAAACAGTATTTCCTGTTCTTTGGGAAATGAAGATACGATTTTTATTGCATTAGATGACGTGCAACAGATATCGCTCTCTGCTTTTACTGCGGCGGTACTGTTTACATAGCAAACAACTTTTGCACCGGGATACTCCTTTTTTTTCAGAATAAGTTCCTTCCGGGTAATCATATTTGCCATCGGGCAGCCTGCATTTTCATCAGGCAAAAGCACCAATTTGCCGGGACAAAGAATTGATGCGGTTTCTGCCATGAAATGTACCCCGCAGAAAACAATCATTTCCGCCTCAGTTTTGGCGGCCTGTTGTGATAATCCCAGGGAATCCCCGGCGTAATCCGCAATATCCTGTACTTCACCCCTTTGATAGTTGTGCGCAAGTATTATTGCATTTCTTTTTTTCTTTAATTCTTTTATTTTATCTATTATTAATGTAGTCAAATTCTAGGTGTTTTGTTGATGTTCTTGTATTGAGGTATCTTTTCATGCCAGTGTTTCTTTCTGAAAAACATGGCGTAAACGCTACGAAAATGAATGATAACACAGTATGATGCGATTTTAAATACTTTTTTTATGTGACTCTTTCGCCAAATGAGTCAATTGCTCCCAACTATTAATCGGGAGCAGTTATTTCATACGAGTGGTTATAAGCAAAGGGAATGTGTTACTGTTTTTTTTCAATTTGCAAAATTGGTTGCTTTTTATCGAAATCAAATATACCGCCGGGCAAAGTGAAATTGACTCGTATTTATCAATGTGATATAAAATGGATGCTAGGCGCAGAATACAGACAA from Candidatus Kuenenia stuttgartiensis carries:
- a CDS encoding AsmA family protein, which encodes MRKIIIILSSVFVFLLIAVIAAPFVIDLNKYKDRIITLAKPYLNREFDFADVKLTLISGLGVEINGLRIADNPEFGSEDFLSLQSLRIKVALFPLLKKKIQIKKLIMDEPVVRLVRNSNGVFNFSDMASDAEEDEKPQAKDEKRKEKKSGSEKKPDSEHNIFLAGLMVSQFTLHSGQIHFLDNFVPDAPVTMVFDSLNIELKNVSLYKPIRIYASAGLQGTTEQNLLIKGMVGPVGDNMDLVGLAMDIHVSVQNVFLHKFVPYIPDGLMLSPLEGILYMTANIKGSVHSGLDLESVIQGEKLVMSIKDSDEKIQNVNITLKEKIKYDDRKGDIGFQQLDLALNDNNVSLTGTIENIKTDPQWDVTLMAKMNALDEALALYPVFKEALPQDFRFTGPLNMEITSSGSKDAMQISGHTDMTRAEILYGEVFKKQKNIPFQISLKANKIADIIQLEAFAVNLQNASLNSSGSIEDMVNPRFDLVSTANEFSLKGWDAIVPLLKEYEPEGSVSIKNYMKGNFDDAFVNLHVSSPKLLFKFPASSDKKEDENTKQRKDVAESIRFELLAKKLADNITADGGLEMGNGTILDINFEEAKGKYSFQDDILKIQSFQMRTFEGDISLTGNYDSKSMQWDASPIINAVRIDGVVDAFTQYRGMMKGVFSGSFDMGGSLGKNDKMVTNANGSFRLLQGEIENVNLMETIIDSLLGIKEVYKYAGEKKDVLEKYDVTRFDSLDGEFSLLNDMLDLKKCYLENIYTPDVPGSDAKLKGDINFDTGKLDLSGKVILSSEHSEKLTKKAKPLKALLNEKGNIVLPVTVTGTMSNPKPLLDTSYVLNAMMNYYGKEELEKGLDKLKGKLGLEKLGLEKLWQKD
- a CDS encoding ISL3 family transposase; translated protein: MQIKTLLNTVENFKSFVYKAVSFEVINGRKALVADIKPRVNAKPECSVCGKRVSGYDTQPSRLYEYPPLWGFQVFFRYSPRRAACPVDGIHVERIPWSEGKEQMTTTYKVFLSRWAKRLSWKETAEIFKSSWDSVYRAVQFVVAYGLAHRDLENITEIGIDEIQVWSGHKYLTLVYQLDSHAKRLLWSGPERKAKTLRKFFMELGIERCLRIKFVCSDMWSPYLKVIAKKASQALNILDRFHIMKKFNEAIDQIRREEVKKLKDEGTDNVLEKSRWLLLKRPENLTEKQTVRLSQIVKINLSSIKAYLMREDFQRFWEYKYPAYADRFLENWITRTLKTNLEPMKKVAKMLRNHKQLILNWFKADGRLSSGTVEGFNLKAKLTMRKAYGYKSLECLQTALYHTLGNLPEPILTHRFCG
- a CDS encoding type II toxin-antitoxin system HicA family toxin, with the protein product MSRWTPCKRRDFIRRLRKLGFDGPFSGTRHKFIVYQQYCLTIPSNDEYSVPQLRMMIREAEEIIGSEITVDEWNRL
- a CDS encoding IS110 family transposase, which encodes MGYFVGIDLHGDNNYIGILDEEDRKVFKRRNRNDINEIKRVLEPYKKEIKGIVVESTFNWYWIVDGLMEAGYQVHLANTSAMQQYEGLKYIDDTRDSFWLAKMLRLKILPEGYIYPKETRSVRDLLRKRMMLVQQRTAHILSMQTMVNRNKGVPISGDTIKKLSNEEVMGMFSDVHLTMSAQCDHEVIEVLNKQIYKIEKAVLKEVKLKKPYKKLLKVPGIGEILAMTIMLETGNIERFSDVGMYSSYCRCVSAKKLSNGKSKGKGNRKNGNKYLAWAYVEAAHFHVRFCEKGRKWHQRKASKSHVVLATKALSNKLARACYYIIKEQVNYDEKKMFG
- the larE gene encoding ATP-dependent sacrificial sulfur transferase LarE, with the protein product MDTKEKLNKLRNYAEALESVVVAFSGGVDSSLVAKVCFDVLGGKAMAVTARSETYPAFEYEEATKIAKEIGISHMTIHTSELNIKGFAENPTNRCYFCKSELFGKLKDIARAQGFKNVVDGANFDDTSEHRPGLEAAKELSVRSPLKDLGFRKSDIREISKYLLLSNWDKPSYACMSSRFPYGEAITEDKLVLVAAAEDYLRSIGLRQFRVRHHDTIARIEILPEDFLKLLQNGKRTELINTFKEIGYKYVTLDVEGYRSGSMNEVLKQ
- the nadA gene encoding quinolinate synthase NadA; its protein translation is MTTLIIDKIKELKKKRNAIILAHNYQRGEVQDIADYAGDSLGLSQQAAKTEAEMIVFCGVHFMAETASILCPGKLVLLPDENAGCPMANMITRKELILKKKEYPGAKVVCYVNSTAAVKAESDICCTSSNAIKIVSSFPKEQEILFVPDKSLGGYVSKQLNRPMILWEGYCPTHHRILAEHIVKAKKEHPQAKIVVHPECTPDVIELADHVASTTGIAKYCRESSAGKFIIGTEIGLLHRLKKENPQKSFFAVTPLSDCPNMKLINLEKVLWALEDLVYEVKVAEDIAQKAHSAIQKMLDLS